The following proteins are co-located in the Rattus norvegicus strain BN/NHsdMcwi chromosome 19, GRCr8, whole genome shotgun sequence genome:
- the Gabarapl2 gene encoding gamma-aminobutyric acid receptor-associated protein-like 2: MKWMFKEDHSLEHRCVESAKIRAKYPDRVPVIVEKVSGSQIVDIDKRKYLVPSDITVAQFMWIIRKRIQLPSEKAIFLFVDKTVPQSSLTMGQLYEKEKDEDGFLYVAYSGENTFGF, translated from the exons ATGAAGTGGATGTTTAAGGAGGACCACTCGCTGG AACACAGATGCGTGGAATCCGCGAAGATCAGAGCGAAATACCCCGACCGGGTTCCG GTGATCGTTGAGAAAGTCTCTGGCTCTCAGATTGTTGACATTGACAAGAGGAAGTACTTGGTCCCATCTGACATCACTGTGGCTCAGTTCATGTGGATCATCAGGAAAAGGATCCAGCTTCCTTCTGAGAAGGCCATCTTCTTGTTTGTGGACAAGACAGTCCCACAGTCCAG cCTAACTATGGGACAGCTTTACgagaaggaaaaagatgaagATGGATTCTTGTATGTGGCCTACAGCGGAGAGAACACTTTTGGCTTCTGA